The sequence TGTATttctattttattataccaTGCAAGTCTATCGCTTGTGATAGTCAGCTTCAAAACAAGCTATATGTACCAGAGACATGGTAGACTCCCGTAGTTTTATCTAAAATTGATACCGATAACGTTTAGCCATAATCTATAAAAATCACCTCgttttactgtataaaatgGAACTGTAGAAGTAGCCGTAAACTAACGCCAAAATGTCTTTTGAGTTAACTGTTATAAAACTATTTCTCACCAATTCATTGGACATCTAACTTGactttatttgataattttattaaaaattaaaagcattatgatgtcattatgaTGGCATTATCTTGGTGAAATATTGCACCCACATTGTTTCAAACTCTTACTACGCCATTGAAAAGTATATCCATTTAAACGGTAACCGTACACGTTATTCATTGCGTAACTTTTCGTGTCTATCTATTCATGTACCTGATTGTGATAAGATTATCGAAATCATTTACTTGTGTACCTAAACTGCGCATCGCAGAAAATAAATGCCATTTTAAAAAGATACAATAAAAAAGCAAGCAagttataaaaacaacaaacaccaaaatatcctaatgtaattgatttatataaactcgagtgaatatgtttaaaaatatgaatattaaagGCGCAatacctttccaaaacaaaacatgaaatatctaattaattttagttattttgttCAGAAGGGCCCACGAGATCAACAATTCTTAGAGTAGCAACAATTATTAGTAACACACGAACTCTTGCATTCGTTCAGTGTTTTAACCTTATCCTAGGCCATCGATATTAATTTTCTGatgttgttattgttttgtaaggaacttttatatattttttatttcggAGAGGTTACTTGCCTTTAAAAAGGAAGACATCAGAAATAACAGCCGACAAAATCATACTTAATGTGATCGGTATGCACAATTTTATTAACTATATGTAAGGTTTTCTTTCCAATTTGCAGACAATTCGAAGACTCAACCGAATACCCAAACTTGTAGGCGAGAAAGTTTTGTCAGGGAAGTTTCTAGTGGATGTATTTGAAAAGCATGTGGCCAGGGATCCAAGAAAAACCTTCATCATACATGAAGATAAAACGTACAGCTACGAGATGGTGAATCACATGGCCAACAGGGTGGCCAACCTGGCTCAAACCTGGAAGCTCGAGCCTAGTGCCACAGTAGCCACTATGATCTATAACGAACCCGCATTTGTGTGGACATTATTGGGTAAGTACTACTGCTGCCGAGGATTATTTTGATACCGCACAATGTTAGCACAATGTTAGCTTGCAttgaataacaaattaaaacacaatGTAAATCGAATTGTTCTTAATGCATTGATCAATTATTTAAGTTGCATTGTTCTTATGCATTgaataatgatttaaaatttatttattaattcgTTATTTCTGCTGTGTTTCTTATGCTTTCAATGAGTAGGTCTATGGATATAGCATCATAATTAAAAGGTGCAAAATTATCATGCATACAGAGTGTTCTGAATATTGCACTCGATGGTACAGACAAATGTTGCcacatatgtacagtgtataataAGAAATTAGAAtagattaaaataaatgaatttacgTACATGTGCATAACACCAATGAATCActgtaaacattgatattttcgCGAGTGGTTTAATTAGCGGTTCGTAAGAGTAAACATTTCGCGTCAgtgttttatagataaaactTCGAACTTTTggtaatacaatgtatagtttttaaatttacaaaagTTGGGGTGGCAAATTCTGCTGACGCtccgattttcttcaaattttgcagtgttataGGTCTAGGTACATTGCTACTTCATATGTGTTTTTTGATCTattttgccctttttaaagaCATAAAGGGCCTAAAATGATGGTTTCTAACATTGCTTTGGGTATGTCTCAGGGGGACTCCTTGTGGCTaccttttgaacatatttttaatattttgttattatttttgtaaatgaaagaTACTTGATACTGTATTGCATACCAattcatattgatatttactaGTTGTTTTTACTACAAATTGGTTTTTCAagcaaaaatgtcaaatttttgaCAGAATAAAAATTACGGGTATTAGGTTTGCACAAAGTATTTGacatgttatcgattttgtcaacacttttaaatcattttaaaacatgcTATATTTGCTGTCTTATAGCAGATACTTTAAATAAttgaaatccgggaaaatagcaTTTCAAAGGCCAGAGAGGACTTTCTAAACGAAAAATTTAATTTGTCCTTGGTGACtgtaaaatcaaaattgaacatagttacatgtacctcaataaaacaataattagtgatagaattttgtaaactaacatattttctataaaataagTGCAGTTTTATTCTTGCATTTTCCCTTAGAGTACAAAAAATGCCTAACAACTAGACAATGTTATTGAGTGAAACAAATGACATCTTTtttaatattagaaataaataaatgattaaaaagAAATGCATTTTCGTTAGTAACAAAaactcaaaagatacaaattaatattatcaTCCCTTCTTAGGTACGCAcattaaaactatttaaaattgaattaatgtAGATTAGATAGCGAAACagtattatatttgaaaattttgatacATTGATTTTCAGCATACCTCATAGCCCCTTGgtaccaattttcacttcaATTTGACATTATCTAAAGGATTTCAGCAAATTAGAGGCCTCCTTTTTGTTATCATGGCAACCAAACACTTTACAAACTGTTACCATTATATTAAGCATCCAAAAGTATTACTATACACTGATTTCATCTAAATTCGACTCTGGAATCTTAAACTGGAAAGTTTATCTAGGTATGTAAACAAAACAGAGTTCTGTTGCTACCTGTACTCGCTATAACTAAATCACCAAAAAACTGTTTTCCCGGGTTATGATTTTGAAACTCATGTACACATAGACAGACAACGTCCTGAGAATATTTTAATGCAGGTCCAAATTGTGCACAACTTCTCTATACGTTGAAATGAGATGACATAGAGCAATATTTCGTATTCCATTTTCCCGAAAAGTGttaattttttgtcaaaataattatttaaaacaaattttcccgtttaaaatctgaaaaaaatgacTCAGATATAAAGTTTACGATCTAcgcaaatgatttatgaataaaacatgTAGAATATTTCACCAATAATGGTGTATTTTGACAAATTTGCGAAggtaattttattgaaaataaacagGCATATTTCAGGCCCTTTTGGctttttttaaatcacaaaaggaaaaaaatagtCTTATTTTAAAGGGGCAACTAGAATGTAGTAGTACTTTCGATATGcaagttttaaagaaaattaggctgtgggcagtttctatatgatttttaacatGAGCTTGAACACAACCTTTTAATTTCCACGTTAATAGTGTATACAGCTTCCCGtaggaatgtacatgtatacaaaatagattgtaattaaaatatgatatacatgtgtagatatattttattgtttttgtaggTCTTCTGAAAATTGGTCTGTCGGATGCTTTTATTAACTACCATTTGACAGCAAAGCCGTTGTTACACTCCCTTAAAGTTAGCGACGCTAAAGTCATCATAATCGGGGCAGGTAGGTAATAAAACTGACGTCTTAACAATACGTCTGTTCAACATATAGGAGAAAATATTACTAGCAACATCAAATTCcaatatagagaatacatgaaCTTTTTACTTACACTTATATGCTCAAGTTAacgatatatttattattaggGCGAATAATTCCGACAGCTGTCTGAGAAGGACAAAACAATAGGGAATACTGGGGCAAAGTATAATGGTCGTCATcatatttaccattttacaATGAGTGTTTTTGTATACGATTCGAGGCCAGTGTTTAGTGATTCTCGTCTTACGTTCCTGTGTCGCCTCCACATTTCTAGTCGAGTTATTACTTAATTTGTATTTGACCTAAATTTGTATGTCGGGGTGACTGTGACCTAGAACTTTATCTCGGGAtggctgtgacctagatttttGTGTCGGGGTGGCTGTGATCTAGATTTTTATGTCGGGTGGCTGTGATAAAGATTTGTGTGTCGAGGTGGCTAAGACCTAGATATTTATGTCGGGATTAATGTGACCTAGATTTTTATGTCTGGGCaaatgtgacctacatttttatGTCGGGATGGATGTGACCTAGATTTTTATGTCGGTGTGGCTGTGACCTTATTTGTATGGAGGGTGTAGATATGACCTAGATTCGTATAACGAGTATTGTCTATGAAGCAAAGAACACGTACTCTTCAGGAGAGGTCTTTTTGATTCTACTAGACTAAGTGCTGATATTTACAAACGAAATGGTTTCAATTGAGTATTTCTAGATCAAGGAGCgagttatataatttgtattgtTAAGAAGTCATTCAGTGTTGAAATAATCATTCAGGCACATGGAAACACAAATATCATGCTTAGGATGTTtgattgatttttgtttttaaactttgttgtcaTCGAAGTAGCACCTGGCGTTTACATTGCAATAGAAAGTATATGCAATAGTAAATGTATCTATTAACTTAAAGTTTCAATGAATAAAATCTTGGTTGCCGGTTGTGAAATGTCCATAGAGTATCAATATTGATGTTGAGAGTATACccgagagtacactcagatgtTCATTTTTTATCTCCATAACTCCATAATTCTCTGAGGAAtctattttttatgaaattattacgcagTTATCTCATCGCCAATCAGAATCGACGTTACAAACGATGGTGCCATTTTTTCCTTGAATTATGACCACATATTTCAGGTGATGAACTGTTGGACTCGTTCCTGGAGATCAGGGACGGATTACCAGCCGTTCCTGTTTACGCCCAGGGAAAGGGACAGGAAGGTCTTCCCCCAGGGGTACTGTCGTTTGACGACGCCATGTTCCGCACCCTGCCCGTAAACGTCTGTAGAACAGCTAGGTCTCACGTAAATTTGCTGTCACcaatgtgttttatatacacatCTGGAACAACAGGTAAAGTTACTATGGAAACACGTCTGGTTATaagtatttcaattttcatactAAAATATATACTATGTGATTTTGGATATCCTTTTAAGACTTTGTAAATGAAGGGGTATATGTATTCAAATATTAATTGCTAAGACAGGTCTACTTCTGAAACTTCGCaaacatatttgatttattgcTATGAAAAGAGCTGGAGCAATTTAAAGTATTGCGTGATTTTCGGGTCTAATGTTCACCTCATGTGGAGCTGCCACCCTTGATTTGGTGGTGCAAATCACAATCACAATAAAACACTTTCACATTGCTGTTGACAGGCCATAGCAAACATAACATGACTGACCGATGTTACAACGTTTTGTTCCATATATTTACAGGACTTCCGAAACCAGCTATCATTAACCACGCCAAATCTATCGGGACGAGTGTGACCTATGCCTTGTTTGATTTTTCCCCTAGTGACGTCATGTACATTGTGACACCACTGTACCACAGCGCTGCCACCTTACTCTGTCTCTTCAATGTGTTTAACACAGGTAGTTAGATTTGGTCTGAAATAGTTAGATTTGGTCTGCAATAGTTAGATATTGACTGAAATAGTTAGGTATTGTCTGCAATGATTAGATATTGTCTGAATTAGTTAAATATTTTTGACTTAGTTAGGTATTGTCTGAAATAGTTAGATATTGTCTGAATTAGGTATTGCCTGAAATAGTTAGATATTGTCTGAATTAGTTAGATATTGTCTGAATTAATTAGATATTGTCTGCAATTAGGTATTGCCTGAAATAGTTAGATATTGTCTGAATTAGTTAGATATTGTCTGAATTAATTAGATATTGTCTGCAATAGGAAGATATTGTCTGAATTAGGTATTGCCAGAAATAGTTAGATATTGTCTGAAATAGTAAGATATTGTCTGAAAGTAAGATATTGTCTGAAATAGTTAGATATTGTCTGCAATAGTAAAATATTATCTGAAATAGTAAAATATTATCTGAAATAGTTAGATATTGTCTGAATTAGTTTGGTATAATCTGAAATACTTAGGTATTGTGTGAATTAGTTAGGTATTATCTGCAATTGTTAGACTTTACATAAACTAATTAAATTTACATTGCTTAAATATTTTAGAATTGCCTGTAATAGTTTAGTTTAAACTTCTTTATTtcgatatatataattaaatcaaatcaGGAGGGAAAAGGAACAAGTGTCACATACATTTATGTAAAACTATCACCATGTGTTTTATAGCATATGGTAACTCTGAAGCATGATAACACCCTTCTTACACGATAGCTTACTCACTCGCATTAACATTTGATAATGAataaagatatacatatatatatcaaacaagtTTAAACTCGCATGAAATTTATGGGATGTAATATTTTACATAGTGGTtacacactcgtaagttattttttaaaagttacaaaagacactcgcttaagctcgtgtcttttgtaacttttaaaaaaaacctcactcgtgtggaatactttccatatccaacaaccatgAATCGTGTGACCGGTTTCAACCACAATAATATCCgattttagccgatagaaatacgacgagAATAAGTACGcaatccaacagcagttttggtttcaagcggcgatcacagcatagcacgacgtcactcgattattgatgacgttgacaaaagATGATACGACACTGagaaagacgtagttcggtcaaagttcatcgtgccagccaatcagaatgcgtacagagtttataccgcaataaacaaattgttaatcaacagctgcatcgtttatttgataccctgagagttaaATAACAGCGCCTAATGAGGTAGAAATATAATATCACTCAACGGTAGCAAATCTGcctgttttattttgtagtgCTCTACGGCTAAGAGATTTATTATCAGCTGTAGAAAAAGATTCATCTccaaaaagaagaagaaagaaattAACAttgaaatctaaaaaaaaaatgctgtttTCGACCACACCATATATAAATAACAGAGATGGTACAATATGTTTTGCAAATAAATGCCTATTGTGAGCACTGCACTCCATCTTAGACGTGCATGAAATGTTTGACCCTATAGGTACCAGAGCTGAAATGGGAGGCATATTCTATGAATGCTTATGATTAAGATAAGTTTTTAAGGCAGTAGTAAAAGGGTTTGAGCGAATACTTTGTGGTAGACCATTCGTTGGTTTATAACAGAAGGAAGAAAAGATTTTTGGTAGAATGAGGTTTAATGTAATATAGGTGAAATAAATGTATGGTCCGAGTATCTAGTATCATATGAATGACCATCAGAAACAGTTTCTGGGATCATGTTATAGAGGTATTCAGGTGTATAATAATAGAACATCTTATGGAAATGCGCAATAGTTTgatattgaatgaaatattttgattttgccTGAAATAATTAGATATTGCCTGAAATATTATTTCTGTTAACTCGAAATGTTGTCTTCTCAGTCAGTtctaataaatgttttaatgtctttttgaattcgttataaaatgttatttcattgAAAGTGGCTTGTAAAATATAGAGCTTGTATTATGGTGCGTCTTTCAAAATACTGTATGTGTGTCAGAAGAAGATAGAttaactttgatattttcataaaagaAACTATTGCCTGGGTTCTCATGTGGAATGTTTGATAgatcatttaataaaaaattatatgtactttgattttattaaattatcGTCATATTAATTTAAGAACTTGCCAGGTTTAGATGGTGGAAGACCGCCGAATTATAGTATATAGATGACGGTATTTCGATCTATAATAAAGCTAAGATCTATTTGTTCGTTGACTATCTATGATAGAATGTATCCCACTTTAGTAAGATTTTCTCGCCACAGTGTACTGacacacaaatataataaatagtatAAGTAacattgtttgaattttttGCGTTATTCTTTATTCAGTGAATAACTACTAGTAacattgtttgaattttttGCGTTATTCTTTATTCAGTGAATAACACTAGTTCCATAACCTTACAGGGGCAACAATGGTTCTACGTAAAAAGTTTTCAGCCAGACACTTCTTTGAAGACTGCCGGAAGTACGATGTGACAGTCATCCAATATATCGGAGAGCTCTTCCGGTATATTCTAGCTCTTCCAGAGGTATGTTTATATCTACTCTCGGTATATTATAGCTCTTCCATAGGTAGGTTAATGTCCATGTCTACTTCCGGTATCCACTAGTTTTGAGAAGTTAGGCTTGTATCTGTTTTCAGTATACTCTGCCTCTGCTTCGATTGCGATACATTTTTGCTTTTCATGAGCTATGTTTGTTACCTTGTGGTAAATATAAGTAATTTATAGTCAGGTATAGTCCTTAGATGAGAAAAAGTTTCTAACTACTGCGTTTTCGTATTTATATGTCACTTATAACCCCCTTTCTGtgctgatttttttatattttcacgtATAGCTTGTGTGCATGGTGACTGTCAGACTCACACCAAAGAAGTGTGGCAGTAAGTCACTTCGGAAGATTATGCTAGTGCATGAGAAAATTACCGAAATGTATTGTTTGACTTTGAATAGTGACAAGTTTTAACTTATTTCAGACCCCCCTTGACCCTGTCCACAAGATACGAGTCGCTTTCGGAAATGGGCTGAGGCAAGATATTTGGGACGAGTTCCGAAAGCGTTTCAACATTCCTTGGATCATGGAATTCTTCGGTGCTACGGAGGGTACAGGTGCATTACTGAATATAACGAACAAGGTCGGAGCCTGTGGACGACTGTCGCCGTTCATGGTAAGAACTATGATTACCAAAACCGTGAGATTATTATGGGCCTATTCTCTCATCTATTTATgtcaattttaatttaatgaaaTGTGTTGTAATGTTAAAAACTTTCAGTTAAAAGCTGAAGTTATATTCACAGTCTTCGTCATAGTTGGATTGCATTTCAATATAGTCTGGAAATTTCGCATTGGCCTTTTAACAAAAGGGATGATCCAAAGTTTGATGTGATTCCGTTTGCATTTCACTGTATAGAATACTATGATATGCATATACGCGTCATAGTAATTAAACTCGTCTGCcaatatatgtcaatatataatcAATGTAAGGAACTCCATTGGCCTGATAAAACGACCAAATTTCACAATTCTAAACAAGTGTTAAGCACTATGATTATATATTGGCACATATTGTTAGACGAGTTTAATACCTATGGTACGCGTGATGTCATTTTGTATAAAAAccgaaaaaaaagttaaaataaatttcttttaaaaatgacattgaatgattttatttgaaatctataaacatattttggtcttttatatatttgtatgatacTTGTAGAATATAAAGTATgatgattgtacatttgtatttgtgcGTTATATGGTGGTACAGGacgaaaacacaaatttaaaattgtatttgatgtttcgcatataatgtatgttaaagcgTTGGGCGAGTAAAGAACAGTTCGAGCACACCCACATCATACGGTATGACCCAATCGAGGACGCCCCTATCCGAGATAAAGACGGCCACTGCATCAAGGTCAAACCAGGTAATGGTGGCAACAAAGGATGCCGAAAATGAAAACAGTGTTATCACATTTGTGCATCTATTTAAGTCATCGAATTGGAAAGGATGACCAATACGCTCATTTCTACTTAatcttttaaactttttttaaaacaattcaatgccgtatacatgtacattgtatttaatttcaattacattttctaaacaaaaaaaacccaacagaTTTACCATCTCTCAAAACATTTTTGTCAATTCCCAGAAAAACCGGTacaatgctatatatatatatatttaccccgcgccatgaaatatttaatgctaAGAAAACGTAATAATTACCTGTTTTAAATGTTTAGTCGTTCTGTTTTTGATGAAAACAGCGGTTCTAACAAGATAAAAACACCGTTGACAGAATACGTTGGATAACATTAATTGGTGCCGTTACTTAGTATGTATCATTTTGTATAATTGCATTTAAATTACGTCTtttgtgttaatatatatattacccaATAAGtgtttgttgaatattgaatttactccacacgagtgagttattttttaaaagttacaatagacacgagctttagcgattgtcttttgtaattattaaaaaataacttaggagtgtgaaataaattcaatatttaacataaaaaagtcgtgtgacctgtttctaacACAATGATGTTCGCTTTTAGCAGATATAAATACGGTAGGATAAGGTAAGCTGTGTTTGCTGAAATATTCAAAAAgggtgtagtaatattttcataagcAAAAACgtactaattaatattcaaaagtcaAATTCTAATAAcgaatatatttataacatttcatGTCGATTTTACAATCCGCATAACAAGTcacgtattttgacacaacgaACACGACACATACGCTTTCCACCACCAGTttgaattatgacgtcattcgaTTATCGATGACGTTGAAAATGATGACGTGACCCCCCAGAAAAAGGAGTTCGGGCAAAGTACAccgtttcagccaatcagaatgcgtgcACATGtcgtataaacaaattgttaatcaacagctgcatcgtgtATTTCATACCGTGAGTGTTGAATAAAaacgcctattgtggtagaaattgTAATGAATTAATAGCATTGTCGAGGAGGTCACGtcttttgaaaaacaaattgcTATTCTGCACAAATTCATCCCATGACATCAACGCTGTAAAACATTTGGTGTTATAAAACGACAAGTGTAATTTATAAGCGAATATTTTGCTGTATTTCTAGGCGAACAAGGACTGCTTATAACTCCCATACCAGTCACATACACCGGCTTCTATAAGGGAGATCAAAAACTAAGTGAGAAGAAAATTCTTAGAAATGTTTTTGCGAAGGGCGACAAATACTTCAATTTtggagatcttctttacatggacaaagattacTACATCTACTTCAGGGACCGTGTCGGGGACACCTTCAGGTAGATCTTGTAGACATTATTCAGGGACCATTTCCGGGACATTTAGATATTATACTATAGAGAGAACAATCAGGGATTATTTCTTGATTTTCTGAATGgttttataaaagtttattaTAGGTACTGGTGACACAGTACTTAATTTACAAAAGAATGAAATTAGTTTgcaaaacctgaaaaaatatCACGAGAAACTTAAAGATGTATTGATTATTTATCCATAAGCAAATTTTACATTCCGTGGTGCCAGTGTATAGGTAACTTTAGTTTACTTCTATAGTATAGTTAGTTGCTAgtaaatatgattaatatatTATTAGGTGGAAAGGCGAAAACGTGTCGACGCGTGAAGTTTGTG is a genomic window of Argopecten irradians isolate NY chromosome 10, Ai_NY, whole genome shotgun sequence containing:
- the LOC138333057 gene encoding long-chain fatty acid transport protein 2-like, coding for MPTPKELALGALAGTATTGLLAWRTLFPYLADDITTIRRLNRIPKLVGEKVLSGKFLVDVFEKHVARDPRKTFIIHEDKTYSYEMVNHMANRVANLAQTWKLEPSATVATMIYNEPAFVWTLLGLLKIGLSDAFINYHLTAKPLLHSLKVSDAKVIIIGAGDELLDSFLEIRDGLPAVPVYAQGKGQEGLPPGVLSFDDAMFRTLPVNVCRTARSHVNLLSPMCFIYTSGTTGLPKPAIINHAKSIGTSVTYALFDFSPSDVMYIVTPLYHSAATLLCLFNVFNTGATMVLRKKFSARHFFEDCRKYDVTVIQYIGELFRYILALPETPLDPVHKIRVAFGNGLRQDIWDEFRKRFNIPWIMEFFGATEGTGALLNITNKVGACGRLSPFMRWASKEQFEHTHIIRYDPIEDAPIRDKDGHCIKVKPGEQGLLITPIPVTYTGFYKGDQKLSEKKILRNVFAKGDKYFNFGDLLYMDKDYYIYFRDRVGDTFRWKGENVSTREVCDVISTLDFVQDVNVYGVQIPGTEGRAGMAAIAVKDNKEPTPAMLKSLYRVCQKDLPSYARPMFIRFQKVFIVTQTMKHRKLELVDEGFDIDRVQDPMYFIDNDNKTYSPLTHQTRNTILQSRL